A genomic region of Populus nigra chromosome 11, ddPopNigr1.1, whole genome shotgun sequence contains the following coding sequences:
- the LOC133668624 gene encoding fasciclin-like arabinogalactan protein 21, protein MEDVFKKPQGSCFPTLVGQKKLAVTRIDEKERLLEINHVLVSQPDMPIQAPICDAISNLVSDANDPKIIVEWTRIIHLLSSHRIVLFAIGLKSVINRILADHKSLSSVTIFAPSEFEFVASSSPILEKIVRFHVLPLRVTYIELAALPHKQSLMTLLPCEDLEIINGANVT, encoded by the exons ATGGAGGATGTCTTTAAGAAACCTCAAGGCAGTTGCTTCCCAACACTTGTCGGTCAAAAGAAACTTGCTGTAACTAGGATTGATGAGAAAGAAAGACTGCTTGAGATCAATCATGTATTGGTATCACAGCCTGACATG CCTATTCAAGCTCCAATTTGTGATGCAATTTCCAATTTAGTTTCAGATGCTAATGACCCCAAGATCATTGTTGAATGGACAAGGATTATCCATTTGCTTAGCTCCCACAGAATTGTGTTATTTGCAATTGGATTGAAGTCTGTTATTAACAGGATTCTTGCGGATCACAAAAGCTTGAGTTCTGTAACAATCTTTGCTCCTTCAGAGTTTGAGTTTGTGGCATCTTCATCTCCGATTCTTGAGAAGATTGTGAGGTTTCACGTACTGCCTCTAAGGGTTACATACATTGAACTTGCTGCATTACCACATAAACAAAGCCTGATGACATTGCTCCCTTGTGAAGATCTTGAGATTATTAATGGTGCAAATGTGACATAG